Proteins from a genomic interval of Triplophysa dalaica isolate WHDGS20190420 chromosome 13, ASM1584641v1, whole genome shotgun sequence:
- the gja11 gene encoding gap junction protein, alpha 11 produces MGEWDFLGRLLDKVQMHSTVVGKIWLTVLFVFRILVLSAGAERVWGDEQSDFTCNTLQPGCENVCYDKAFPISHIRFWVLQIISVSTPTLAYLGHVIHVIHAEKKVREMMNNEQLSLIPKKSYKLYKYISANGKVKIRGSLLISYILSLLCKIMLEVGFIFGQYYLYGFTLQFQYVCNNFPCPHKVDCFLSRPTEKTIFIWFMLVVACLSLLLNVIEILYLCVKKINDCLSRKRDYTVTPVTAMVNRKDIKSKDQVIQNWINREIEFQRVEVGNEGTKSVASEDMQEVRI; encoded by the coding sequence ATGGGCGAGTGGGACTTCCTCGGCAGACTGCTGGATAAAGTCCAGATGCACTCCACCGTGGTCGGGAAAATCTGGCTCACcgttctgtttgtgtttaggaTCCTAGTCCTCAGCGCAGGCGCTGAGAGAGTGTGGGGCGACGAGCAATCAGACTTCACCTGCAACACGCTACAGCCGGGCTGCGAGAACGTGTGCTACGACAAGGCGTTCCCGATTTCTCACATACGCTTCTGGGTTCTTCAGATCATCTCTGTGTCCACGCCCACTCTGGCCTACCTGGGCCACGTCATCCATGTCATACACGCCGAGAAAAAAGTCCGAGAGATGATGAATAATGAGCAACTCAGCCTGATCCCCAAGAAAAGCTACAAGTTGTACAAGTACATCAGTGCCAATGGGAAGGTCAAGATTCGGGGAAGTCTTCTGATAAGCTACATTCTCAGTTTGCTTTGTAAGATAATGCTAGAGGTTGGATTCATCTTCGGGCAGTACTATCTATACGGCTTCACCCTTCAGTTCCAATACGTTTGTAACAATTTTCCATGTCCTCACAAGGTGGACTGCTTTTTATCAAGGCCTACTGAAAAAACAATCTTCATTTGGTTCATGCTGGTGGTGGCCTGCTTGTCTTTACTCCTGAACGTGATCGAGATCTTATATCTATGTGTCAAAAAAATAAACGATTGTCTCAGCCGGAAACGAGACTACACCGTGACTCCGGTGACCGCGATGGTGAACAGGAAGGACATCAAGAGCAAGGATCAGGTGATTCAGAACTGGATCAACCGGGAGATTGAGTTCCAGAGGGTGGAAGTAGGAAATGAGGGAACCAAAAGCGTGGCTTCAGAGGACATGCAAGAGGTCCGTATCTGA
- the gja1b gene encoding gap junction alpha-1 protein, with product MGDWSALGRLLDKVQAYSTAGGKVWLSVLFIFRILVLGTAVESAWGDEQSAFKCNTQQPGCENVCYDKSFPISHVRFWVLQIIFVSTPTLLYLAHVFYLMRKEAKLNRKQEELIAVQNEGGDVELHLKKIELKKLKYGLEEHGKVKMKGALLRTYIISILFKSIFEVGFLVIQWYIYGFSLAAVYTCKRLPCPHQVDCFLSRPTEKTVFIVFMLVVSLVSLLLNVIELFYVLFKRIKDRVKGRENQLVTGTMSPTPKELSTTKYAYYNGCSSPTAPLSPMSPPGYKLATGERTNSCRNYNKQANEQNWANYSTEQNRLGQNGSTISNSHARAFDYPDDTHEHKQQTAGHELQPLALIDPRPCSRASSRMSSRPRPDDLDV from the coding sequence ATGGGTGACTGGAGTGCGTTGGGTAGGCTCCTCGACAAGGTGCAGGCCTACTCCACCGCCGGAGGAAAGGTCTGGCTCTCGGTTCTCTTCATCTTCCGGATCCTCGTCCTGGGAACGGCCGTGGAGTCGGCCTGGGGCGACGAGCAGTCGGCTTTCAAGTGCAACACCCAGCAGCCCGGTTGCGAGAACGTCTGCTACGACAAGTCGTTCCCCATCTCGCACGTGCGCTTCTGGGTGCTGCAGATCATCTTCGTGTCCACGCCCACGCTTCTGTACCTGGCGCACGTCTTCTACCTGATGCGCAAGGAGGCGAAGCTCAACCGCAAGCAGGAGGAACTGATTGCGGTCCAGAACGAAGGCGGCGACGTGGAGCTCCACCTGAAGAAGATCGAGCTCAAGAAGCTCAAGTACGGCCTGGAGGAGCACGGCAAGGTGAAGATGAAGGGCGCTCTCCTGCGCACGTACATCATCAGTATCCTGTTCAAGTCCATCTTTGAGGTGGGCTTCCTGGTGATTCAGTGGTATATTTACGGCTTCAGCCTGGCGGCCGTGTACACCTGCAAGCGCTTGCCTTGCCCCCATCAAGTCGACTGTTTCCTCTCCAGGCCCACGGAGAAGACCGTCTTCATCGTCTTCATGCTGGTGGTCTCTCTGGTGTCGCTTTTGCTCAACGTCATCGAGCTCTTCTACGTTTTGTTCAAACGGATCAAGGACCGCGTGAAAGGCCGAGAAAACCAGCTCGTCACCGGCACGATGAGCCCGACGCCTAAGGAACTGTCCACGACCAAGTATGCCTACTACAACGGCTGCTCATCACCAACCGCACCGTTGTCGCCCATGTCACCTCCGGGCTACAAGCTAGCCACTGGTGAGAGGACCAACTCGTGTCGCAATTATAACAAGCAGGCCAATGAGCAAAACTGGGCCAACTACAGCACAGAACAGAACCGTCTGGGCCAGAACGGTAGCACCATCTCCAATTCACACGCTAGGGCCTTCGACTACCCCGACGATACACACGAGCACAAGCAACAAACGGCGGGCCATGAGCTGCAGCCGCTGGCGTTGATAGACCCCCGGCCGTGCAGCCGGGCAAGCAGCCGCATGAGCAGTCGACCGAGGCCCGACGACCTGGATGTCTAG
- the hsdl1 gene encoding inactive hydroxysteroid dehydrogenase-like protein 1 has translation MAAVDSFQLLYREIARSCNCYVETLALVGACYTASRAVIFMRDCCRLIRLHFIPRLVYRRDLRKRYGEWAVICGASGAIAKAYAAELAKRGICVILISSDVNNVADTVRSIADTYGVETILIEADFSQGPSACKPLKDAMLGKDIGFLINSLDGSLDFCRDFLNLSEAEMWDTLNKNIVGATLVTRLVLPTMVERGNGAVVNISNGRCFRPAYGRVALSASTAFLNNFSRALHYEYGHRGIFVQSLLPFRVASQAPEDYATAGWFVPSPQVYASHALSTLGISHRTTGYWPHTLQFRLVQCLPEWVWMLGTRVLTRAT, from the exons ATGGCCGCTGTTGACAGCTTCCAGCTCTTGTATAGAGAAATTGCCAGATCGTGCAATTGTTATGTTGAAACACTGGCACTTGTAGGCGCGTGTTACACAGCTAGCAGGGCTGTGATTTTTATGAGAGACTGTTGTCGTTTGATAAGGCTTCATTTCATCCCTCGTCTTGTATACCGCAGGGATCTTAGGAAGCGGTATGGAGAATGGGCTGTCATTTGTG GTGCTTCAGGGGCAATAGCTAAAGCATACGCAGCAGAACTGGCTAAACGTGGCATCTGCGTGATTCTGATCAGCAGTGACGTCAACAATGTGGCTGACACCGTCAGATCTATCGCAGACACTTACGGGGTTGAGACCATATTGATCGAAGCTGACTTTAGCCAGGGACCCTCTGCCTGTAAACCTTTAAAAGATGCCATGCTCGGTAAAGATATTGGATTCCTTATAAACAGTCTGGATGGGTCTCTGGATTTCTGTAGAGACTTCCTAAACCTGTCTGAAGCTGAAATGTGGGACACTCTTAACAAAAATATAGTTGGGGCTACCCTTGTCACCCGTCTGGTTCTGCCCACCATGGTAGAGAGGGGAAATGGTGCGGTGGTGAACATTTCTAACGGAAGGTGCTTCCGTCCCGCTTATGGACGGGTTGCACTCTCAGCATCAACG GCTTTTCTCAATAACTTCAGTAGGGCTCTGCACTATGAATACGGACATCGAGGAATCTTTGTGCAGAGTTTGCTACCTTTTAGAGTTGCATCCCAAGCACCAGAGGACTACGCTACAGCTGGCTGGTTCGTTCCAAGTCCGCAAGTGTATGCAAGCCACGCTCTTTCAACCCTGGGCATATCTCACAGAACCACAGGATACTGGCCTCACACCCTCCAG TTTCGGCTGGTGCAATGCTTGCCAGAGTGGGTGTGGATGCTGGGCACGCGCGTGTTGACAAGGGCCACTTGA
- the gja12.1 gene encoding gap junction protein, alpha 12.1 has protein sequence MGEWGFLSKLLEKVQSHSTVIGKVWLTVLFVFRIMVLGAGAEKVWSDEQSKMICNTKQPGCKNVCYDHAFPISHIRFWVIQIIFVSTPTLLYFGHVLHVLHKEKKITEKLESEAEKKGIKPHKYIDDRGKVIIKGQLLGSYLTSLFVKILLEAAFITGQYYIYGFIMYPKIECSQIPCPHTVECYMSRPTEKTIFIIFMLVMSCLSLLLNVVEMFYLICRRSKRRRGKNKRTNPHGLNGSKMYITGNGGSSKI, from the coding sequence ATGGGAGAATGGGGCTTTCTCTCCAAGCTCTTGGAAAAAGTGCAGTCTCACTCCACGGTCATTGGGAAGGTGTGGCTCACGGTTCTCTTTGTGTTCAGGATCATGGTTCTAGGGGCCGGTGCTGAGAAGGTGTGGAGCGACGAACAATCAAAAATGATCTGCAACACCAAACAGCCCGGTTGTAAAAATGTGTGCTACGATCATGCTTTTCCCATCTCCCACATTCGCTTCTGGGTCATTCAGATCATCTTCGTATCCACGCCGACGCTTCTGTATTTCGGCCACGTTTTGCATGTCCTTCACaaggagaaaaaaataacagaaaagctGGAAAGTGAGGCTGAGAAGAAAGGCATCAAGCCACATAAATATATAGACGATCGTGGCAAGGTTATAATCAAGGGGCAATTGTTAGGTAGCTACCTGACCAGCCTGTTCGTGAAGATTCTGCTGGAGGCCGCGTTTATCACAGGCCAATACTATATTTACGGTTTCATAATGTATCCCAAGATCGAATGTTCCCAGATTCCTTGCCCTCATACAGTGGAGTGTTACATGTCTCGACCCACAGAGAAGACCATCTTTATCATCTTCATGTTGGTGATGTCATGTCTCTCTCTGCTTCTGAACGTGGTGGAGATGTTCTACCTCATATGTCGCAGGTCAAAAAGACGTCGCGGCAAGAATAAAAGGACGAACCCTCATGGATTAAACGGATCGAAAATGTACATTACAGGAAATGGAGGTTCTAGCAAAATTTAA
- the gja12.2 gene encoding gap junction Cx32.2 protein — protein sequence MGDWGFLSKLLDKVQSHSTNIGKVWLTVLLIFRIMVLGAGLDKVWGDEQSSMVCNIKTPGCLNACYDKAFPISHMRFWVLQIIFVTTPTLVYLGYVLHIIHKENKLRQRLQNQADKEGIKRPKYTADNGKVYYKGSLLGCYMLGLIVTILLEAGFIVGQYFLIGLWMPKHLDCNKAPCPDIGLHCYTSRPTEKTIFIIFMLIMSCVSLLLNIGEIFYLIGHSAKYRKSPHPMAEIHEITSTEISC from the coding sequence ATGGGAGATTGGGGCTTCCTCTCCAAGCTGCTAGACAAAGTGCAGTCTCACTCCACCAACATCGGGAAGGTGTGGCTGACGGTGTTGCTGATCTTCAGAATAATGGTTCTCGGTGCCGGTTTGGATAAAGTCTGGGGAGATGAACAGTCCAGCATGGTCTGCAACATCAAAACGCCTGGTTGCTTAAACGCATGCTATGATAAAGCCTTCCCCATTTCCCACATGCGATTCTGGGTTCTCCAAATCATTTTCGTTACCACGCCAACTCTGGTTTACCTCGGCTACGTTTTGCACATCATCCACAAGGAAAACAAACTACGGCAGCGTTTGCAAAACCAGGCTGATAAAGAAGGAATCAAACGTCCGAAATACACTGCCGACAATGGGAAGGTTTACTACAAAGGAAGCCTGCTCGGTTGTTATATGCTGGGTCTTATTGTGACCATTTTGTTGGAAGCAGGTTTCATTGTGGGCCAATATTTTTTAATCGGCCTTTGGATGCCCAAACATCTTGACTGTAATAAGGCACCTTGCCCTGATATTGGTTTACATTGCTATACATCACGACCAACAGAAAAGACCATCTTTATTATCTTCATGCTTATTATGTCATGTGTAtctttacttttaaatattgGAGAGATATTCTATCTGATAGGTCACAGTGCCAAGTACAGAAAGAGCCCACATCCAATGGCCGAAATACATGAAATAACCTCCACTGAGATTTCctgctaa
- the gja13.2 gene encoding gap junction Cx32.2 protein — MGDWGFLSALLDKVQSHSTVIGKIWMSVLFIFRILVLGAGAENVWGDERSNLVCNTNTPGCENVCYDWKFPISHIRFWVMQIIFISTPTLVYLGHVVHIIHQENKMREELKSNPMAKSPKYTDGKGKVEIKGNMLGSYLTQLLIKIILEVAFIVGQYFLFGFIMEPKFRCEVKPCTVVTECFMSRPTEKTIFIIFMLVVACISLALNVLEVFYLCCKMITRRNRRYGEVYAHDSRYPSYPVELVPVNGAKHNEINMALQNRLGQRKISLDVDQAEC, encoded by the coding sequence ATGGGAGACTGGGGGTTTCTCTCCGCTTTACTGGACAAGGTCCAGTCTCACTCCACCGTCATCGGCAAGATATGGATGAGCGTCCTCTTCATCTTCAGGATCCTGGTGTTGGGAGCCGGAGCGGAAAACGTGTGGGGGGATGAGCGCTCAAACTTAGTATGCAACACCAACACACCCGGTTGCGAGAACGTGTGCTACGACTGGAAGTTCCCCATCTCACATATTCGCTTCTGGGTCATGCAGATTATCTTCATCTCGACTCCAACTCTGGTGTATCTGGGCCACGTGGTGCACATCATTCACCAGGAGAATAAAATGAGAGAGGAGCTTAAAAGTAACCCTATGGCAAAGTCACCCAAGTATACAGACGGAAAGGGTAAAGTTGAGATCAAAGGAAACATGCTGGGCAGTTACCTGACTCAActgttaattaaaatcatattaGAGGTCGCCTTCATCGTTGGACAATATTTTCTGTTTGGATTCATCATGGAACCTAAGTTCCGCTGTGAAGTTAAGCCATGTACGGTTGTGACGGAGTGTTTCATGTCTAGGCCCACAGAGAAAaccattttcattattttcatgcTTGTGGTGGCTTGTATATCTCTAGCTTTAAATGTTCTAGAGGTATTTTATTTGTGCTGTAAGATGATAACTAGGAGAAACCGCAGATATGGGGAGGTGTATGCCCACGATTCCCGTTATCCCTCATATCCGGTCGAACTTGTGCCTGTTAATGGGGCGAAGCACAATGAGATAAACATGGCTCTTCAGAATAGGTTGGGTCAAAGGAAGATCAGCTTGGACGTAGACCAAGCTGAGTGTTGA
- the gja13.1 gene encoding connexin 32.3 — MGDWGFLSALLDKVQSHSTVIGKIWMSVLFIFRILVLGAAAENVWGDEQSSLVCNTLQPGCENVCYDWQFPISHIRFWVMQIIFVSTPTLLYLGHAVQVIHQENKLREKIKSLGEGHTLKSPKYTDDTGHIKIKGNLLGSYLTQLFSKIILEIAFIVGQYYLYGFIMLPKFTCSQSPCPYTVECFMSRPTEKTIFIIFMLVVACVSLLLNVIEVFFLLCTRVGCRSNKKGTHNITSAKNPASLASSWHVKVSSEEALKQNKLNMQFESGQSLGGSLDGAKDEKLLADH; from the coding sequence ATGGGAGACTGGGGGTTTCTCTCTGCTTTACTGGACAAGGTCCAATCTCACTCCACCGTCATCGGGAAGATATGGATGAGCGTTCTCTTCATCTTCAGGATCCTGGTATTGGGAGCTGCGGCCGAAAACGTTTGGGGCGATGAACAATCTAGTTTGGTCTGCAACACATTACAACCAGGTTGCGAGAACGTGTGCTACGACTGGCAGTTCCCCATCTCGCACATACGCTTCTGGGTCATGCAGATCATCTTTGTGTCCACGCCGACCCTGCTGTACCTTGGACACGCGGTGCAAGTCATTCACCAAGAAAATAAGCTGAGAGAGAAAATTAAAAGCCTCGGAGAGGGTCACACGCTGAAGTCACCAAAATACACAGATGACACTGGCCACATCAAGATTAAAGGAAATCTTCTCGGCAGCTATTTGACCCAGCTGTTCTCCAAAATCATCCTTGAGATTGCTTTCATTGTCGGACAGTATTATTTGTATGGTTTTATTATGCTCCCTAAATTCACTTGTTCCCAATCCCCCTGTCCTTACACTGTAGAATGTTTCATGTCCCGTCCCACAGAGAAGACCATCTTTATTATCTTCATGCTTGTGGTTGCTTGTGTGTCTCTCTTACTTAATGTCATTGAGGTCTTCTTCCTGCTGTGTACCAGGGTGGGATGCCGGTCAAATAAGAAAGGCACGCATAACATTACTTCTGCTAAAAACCCTGCCAGCTTGGCGTCTTCCTGGCACGTGAAGGTGAGCTCTGAGGAGGCTTTGAAGCAGAACAAGTTGAACATGCAGTTCGAGAGCGGTCAGAGTCTCGGAGGAAGTTTGGACGGGGCGAAGGACGAAAAACTCCTGGCCGACCATTAG